A single region of the Shinella sp. PSBB067 genome encodes:
- a CDS encoding branched-chain amino acid ABC transporter permease — MSMFLETLIGGLLSGTMYSLVAIGFVLIYKASGVFNYAQGSLLLFAALTFVTLTENGVPAYAAIAITVALLIATAIAIEKLLLRPLTNRSPMTLFMATLGLSYVVEGVAQGIMGSQVRALNLGIEDLPIFVGDILISQFDLVAAGVALALVVVLSLLFNRTRIGIQLRGVADDTRAALSLGIDINRIWQIVWAVAGLVGLVAGLLWGARQGVQFSLSLVVLKALPVLIIGGFTSIPGAIVGGLIVGAGESLAETYIGPFLGGGITPWFAYALALVFLFIRPAGLFGERSIERV, encoded by the coding sequence ATGAGCATGTTCCTCGAAACCCTTATCGGCGGCCTGCTCTCGGGCACCATGTATTCGCTGGTCGCGATCGGCTTCGTACTGATCTACAAGGCCTCCGGTGTCTTTAACTATGCGCAGGGCTCGCTCCTTCTCTTCGCAGCGCTCACCTTCGTCACCCTCACCGAAAACGGCGTGCCGGCCTATGCGGCGATCGCGATCACCGTTGCGCTCCTGATCGCGACAGCCATCGCCATCGAGAAACTGCTGCTCCGGCCACTCACCAACCGCAGCCCCATGACACTCTTCATGGCGACGCTCGGGCTTTCCTACGTGGTGGAAGGCGTAGCGCAGGGCATCATGGGATCGCAGGTGCGCGCGCTCAATCTCGGCATCGAGGACCTGCCGATTTTCGTCGGCGACATCCTGATCAGCCAGTTCGATCTCGTGGCCGCGGGCGTCGCGCTCGCCCTCGTGGTCGTGCTCTCGCTGCTCTTCAACAGGACGCGCATCGGCATACAGCTGCGTGGCGTGGCGGATGACACCCGGGCGGCCCTTTCGCTCGGGATCGACATCAACCGGATCTGGCAGATCGTCTGGGCCGTTGCCGGTCTCGTCGGGCTGGTCGCCGGCCTTCTCTGGGGCGCGCGGCAGGGCGTGCAGTTCTCCCTGTCGCTGGTCGTGCTGAAGGCGCTGCCTGTCCTCATCATCGGGGGCTTTACGTCGATCCCCGGCGCCATCGTCGGCGGCCTGATCGTCGGTGCCGGCGAGAGCCTGGCTGAGACCTATATCGGCCCGTTCCTCGGCGGTGGAATCACGCCCTGGTTCGCCTACGCGCTGGCACTTGTCTTCCTCTTCATCCGTCCAGCCGGCCTCTTCGGCGAACGCTCCATCGAAAGGGTGTGA